A single window of Oligoflexia bacterium DNA harbors:
- a CDS encoding Tad domain-containing protein, with protein sequence MNSQRGQVSILIALIFQVLFIFFAMVINVGLIIHDKINLQNSVDIAAYYGAMKQAEVLNSMAHVNYQIRQSWKLLNWRLWALGDAGRNRYLSSSGSPGAPGEYAAEWVPGVPPPPPGGYKGPIVCVQNSFWYESWFEPSGRPRDIGSMQNACKTSRTNAPTLRPPRPNWAQNALPNFVKEYEEQGKEAVKRYSESCKTAGIANMVVAAHFLTSYKQAVLMRRRAMQELEKLLIVNNGNDFKDLSGASVADTVRKTFLNNLTLPNKSGELDFQFYHSLNRGGQPLPFLVPIDVRLFVKYADIYDESNAAGTICKMNVKNMDEPPQNQARMDKASKELFQVAQDMAGIDTASDLRLITAEAFLNEDLSDQGQKRSLVGFEKDPWTVAYVVVKAKTKPKMLFAPFLGSIELTAEAYAMPFGGKMGPWYGSQWQSGTPNSQGGLVDPLLPPRVGGAQMTSEMEWIPPRYSRFPGDNLGPRSELYRVNGLSQIIPSRATVDKLPRMEDYYNIRSDLKSANVDPIVSKKNGDEKFNARYAELAAISPDLFDVAYYSIQSKFNENIVSRAGPGFLKACGDSDGPYCWDFGSFRRSGTPQLKNVDYQISFNAKSEIGSQAFWILKSSDHLNTSWTQDSDSPDKFPEGVGVGRAGNNNGRSGYSVKIVSRRFLTRGDLPLGGGGTAGPIKNNPTAIGLGP encoded by the coding sequence ATGAATTCGCAACGCGGCCAAGTCAGCATTCTCATCGCCCTTATTTTTCAGGTACTTTTTATTTTTTTCGCCATGGTTATTAATGTTGGTCTCATCATTCATGACAAAATCAATTTGCAAAACTCAGTCGACATCGCCGCTTATTACGGCGCCATGAAACAAGCTGAAGTTTTAAACAGCATGGCCCATGTGAATTATCAAATCAGACAAAGTTGGAAGTTACTCAACTGGCGTTTGTGGGCGCTGGGTGATGCGGGGAGAAATCGTTATCTTTCGTCATCGGGTTCACCCGGTGCGCCAGGTGAATATGCAGCTGAGTGGGTTCCTGGAGTTCCTCCACCTCCACCGGGTGGTTATAAGGGCCCGATTGTTTGTGTGCAAAATTCTTTTTGGTATGAATCATGGTTTGAACCTTCAGGAAGACCACGAGACATTGGAAGTATGCAGAACGCATGCAAAACAAGTCGGACTAATGCACCGACTTTGCGTCCACCGCGCCCAAATTGGGCACAAAATGCTCTTCCAAATTTTGTAAAAGAATATGAAGAGCAAGGTAAAGAAGCTGTCAAACGGTACAGTGAAAGTTGTAAAACTGCTGGCATTGCAAATATGGTCGTAGCCGCACATTTCCTTACAAGTTATAAGCAAGCGGTATTGATGCGTCGTCGGGCTATGCAAGAACTTGAAAAATTATTGATCGTGAATAACGGAAATGATTTTAAAGATCTCAGTGGTGCTTCTGTTGCAGACACTGTTAGAAAAACTTTTTTAAATAATCTCACACTTCCAAATAAATCAGGTGAGTTAGATTTTCAATTTTATCATTCGCTTAACCGTGGTGGTCAGCCCTTACCTTTTTTGGTTCCAATAGATGTGAGACTTTTTGTGAAGTATGCAGATATTTATGATGAGAGTAATGCTGCCGGTACTATTTGCAAAATGAACGTAAAAAATATGGACGAGCCACCACAAAATCAAGCTCGTATGGACAAAGCATCTAAAGAGTTATTTCAAGTAGCCCAAGATATGGCAGGCATTGATACAGCTTCTGATTTGCGCTTGATCACAGCAGAAGCATTTCTTAATGAAGATCTCAGTGATCAAGGCCAAAAAAGAAGTCTTGTGGGTTTTGAAAAAGATCCGTGGACGGTTGCTTACGTAGTTGTGAAAGCAAAAACAAAACCAAAAATGCTTTTTGCACCATTCTTGGGTTCAATTGAATTAACGGCCGAAGCTTATGCTATGCCCTTTGGTGGTAAGATGGGTCCGTGGTATGGAAGCCAGTGGCAATCTGGCACACCAAATTCTCAAGGTGGTTTAGTTGATCCGTTATTACCACCAAGAGTTGGTGGTGCGCAAATGACCAGTGAGATGGAATGGATTCCACCCAGGTATTCGCGCTTTCCCGGAGATAATTTGGGGCCACGTTCTGAACTTTACCGTGTAAATGGTTTGTCGCAAATTATTCCAAGTCGGGCAACTGTGGATAAACTTCCGCGCATGGAAGATTATTATAATATTAGAAGTGATTTAAAATCCGCAAACGTTGACCCAATTGTGTCTAAGAAAAATGGTGATGAAAAGTTTAATGCGCGTTATGCCGAGCTTGCAGCAATTTCCCCAGATTTATTTGACGTCGCTTATTATTCGATACAATCAAAATTTAATGAAAATATTGTTAGCCGTGCAGGCCCAGGTTTTTTAAAAGCATGTGGTGATAGTGATGGACCTTATTGCTGGGATTTTGGAAGTTTTCGTCGGAGCGGTACACCTCAATTAAAAAATGTAGATTACCAAATTTCATTTAACGCAAAATCTGAAATTGGCAGTCAAGCATTTTGGATTTTAAAAAGTAGTGATCATCTTAACACCAGTTGGACTCAAGATTCTGACTCACCAGATAAATTTCCAGAGGGTGTAGGCGTTGGAAGAGCCGGTAATAATAATGGGCGTAGTGGTTATTCAGTAAAAATTGTCTCACGTCGATTTCTCACGCGAGGTGATTTGCCGCTGGGTGGTGGTGGAACTGCTGGGCCGATTAAAAATAATCCAACGGCAATTGGTTTGGGTCCGTGA